TCTTATCAAACTATTATCTTGAAGAGATAGAAAAAGTAGAACCTGAAAGTGGGTCGCCAGTAGAAGTTATACTATCTCAATATTTCGGTTACTGTTACTGATACTTAAAAAAGATGGAGGACTTATGTCTAGTAAGTTAATTAGTATAGACGAAACACTTGTCCATGAACTTTCTGTTATCTCAAAGCTTCTTGGAGTTTCTCAACAAGAAATAATAGAAGAAGCGCTTGAACTTTACTTTAACCACTTAGAGTTAACTATTGCTGAAAAGATAAGCAAAGAAATAAAAGAAGGTAAAATGAAACTCTATAAAGCAGAAAATGTTTTTAAGGGGGAAATAAAGTAATGAGTTTAGTAAGAAACTTAATAGAAAATCCTTTTGATAAATCAAATTTTGAGACTTTTTTAAAAAATATCTTTGAATCTGCCGATTTTGAAAACCGTTTTCCAGTAGATTTAAACAAGTATTCTAAGAAGTTTAAAGAAGTTGTAAAAGAGGCAGAAGTTTTAGGAGCTTATAATGATGGAAAAGATAAAATACTTTTCTTAACTGTTGAACTTTACAAAGAACAGACTCTTCAAAGAGCAAGAACCATCCAGCGAGACTTTGTCGCTGAAGTCCTAAAAGATTATGGTTTCGATGGCGGTCTTGTAGCTTTTTACCAAAAAGATAGCGATTTCTGGAAGTTGTCTTTAGTAAAAGTTGAATATAGATACGATGAAAGCGGAAAAGTAAAAAAGTTTAAAACTTCTCCAAAGAGATTTTCTTTTATTGTTGGAAAAGATAAAGCTTCAAGAACAACTCTTTTGCAACTTGAAAAACTTTTAAACCTTGAGACAAAGAGTTTAGATTCGCTACTTGAAGTCTTTAGCGTTGAGAAACTGAATGAAGAGTTCTTTAAAAGCTATCTTGTTTACTTTAAAAAGCTTTNNNNNNNNNNAGAAGCGGCTCACCAAACCCTGAATAGAATAGTCTTTCTCTACTTTGTTCAGGAAAAAAGAGAATGGTTTGATACAAAAACAGGTGAAACTTTAGTCTCTTTTCTAGTAAGAGAGTATAAAGAGTTTAGAGAGAAAAATTCTAACGACAAGAAAAACTTTTTTGATTTTTTAAAAGCCCTGTTCTTTTCTGCTTTTAACAATAAAAAAGGCGAAATACACACAAAGTATTCTTTCTTGCCAGAAAGTTTAAAAGAACTTCTTTTAAATGCACCTTACCTTAATGGAGGTCTTTTTGAGGAAAACGAACTTGATGAACTTGGTTTTGAAATTCCAGACCAGTTTTTCCTTGAAGAAGATTTAATAAGGGGAAAACTTGGACTTATTCCTTTCTTAAACAGCTACAACTTTACAATAGTTGAAGATCTTGAAAACGATAAATACTTAGCTGTAAACCCTGAATTTATTGGAACAATTTATGAGAAACTCGTGCACTTAGATTCTTCAGAGCTTCTTAAAAGCTTTGAGGATAAGATAGACTCTGAAGGAGTTTTAAAAGGTATAGTCTACACGAAAGAACCAGAAATAAGATTTATGGTCTCAAGATCTTTAATTCAGTATTTCAAGAACAATACAAACTTAGACGAAGAAACCATCTATGATTTTGTCTTAAAAGAAGAATTTGAACCAGAGGACAAAAAAACAAAAGAGATTCTGAAAACGGCTTTAGATAACCTAAAAGTTGTTGACCCTGCTTGTGGTAGTGGAGCTTTCTTAGTGGCTATGGTCGATGCCATTTATAGACTTTATGAAAAACTTAGGGAAGTTGAAAATGGATATGAACTGAGGAAAAAGATTATAGAGAACAACGTTTACGGCGTTGATGTAATGGAATGGGCGGTAAAGATTGCGGAGCTCCGTCTCTGGCTTTTCTTAATAGTTGAAGCGGAACTTAAGAAAGAAGAGGTAATGGTTAAACCACTTCTTCCGAACCTTTCCTTTAAAGTTAGGGTTGGAGACAGCTTAATAGAAGAGGTTGGAGGAATAGACTTTTCACTTTTAAGAAGCAGGAGAAAGTGGCTAAAATCTTCTATATCGCAAGAAGTTAAAAGAAAAATAGCAAGTCTAAAGAAGAAAAAGTTTGCATTTGCAGAAAGCAAAAAAGATGCTCCAAAAAAGTGGGAAATAGAGAAAGAGGAAGTTGAACTTTTTAACATGATAGTTGAAGAGAAAATAGATAAAATAAAGAAGAAGTTGAGGGAGTTAGGAACTCTAAAATCCCAAAGAGATCTTTTTGGAAATGAAGATAAGAAGAAACTATCCCTTTTTGAGAAGGAAGAGAAAAAACTTTTGAGAGATCTCGAGATTTACGAAAACTTGAAAAAATCTTTAAAGAAAGGAAAAAGACCTTTTATTTGGGATATTGACTTTGTTGAAGTTTTTTATGGGGAAAAGAAAGGTTTTGACATAGTTATTGGTAATCCTCCTTACGTTAGACAAGAAAAGATAGCTCCTCCAGATAAAAAAGAGGAAGACTTTAAACCTTCTGAGTGGAGAAAACTTAAAAAAGAGTATAAAGAAAAGCTTCAAAACATGGTTGTTAACCTTTACGGCAAGGAGTATAAACCTGATGGAAAAGCAGATTTATACGTTTACTTTTACTTTAAAGCATTGAGTCTTTTGAACGAAAGAGGAACTCTTGCTTTTATTACTTCAAACTCTTGGCTTGATGTCGGTTTTGGAAAAAGTTTACAAGAATTTCTTTTGAAGAAAACAAAAATCTACTCAATAAACGACAACCAAGCAAAAAGAAGTTTTAAAGAAGCGGACGTTAACACCGTTATTGTTTTCACTTCTTCTCCAAACGATAACGAAAGTGAGAACCTTGAAAATGTCGCAAAATTTGTAATGTGGAAAGTTCCTTTTGAAGAGGTTGTAAACTTTAAAGACTTTAAGGATTTACTCTTGTTTATAGACGATCTAGAATGCAAAGTGGAGAACAAAGACCTTACAGAACTTTCGGAAAACGTTGTTTCTTTAAATGCCTTTAGGGTCTTTCCGATAAAGCAGAAGGATTTATTAAGAGATGGAACCAAAGACGGAAAGTATGAAGGAAACAAGTGGGGTGGAAAATTTCTAAGAGCTCCAGACATTTTCTTTACAATCCTTAAAAAGGGGAAAGGGAAACTTGTAAAACTTGGAGATATTGCAGAGGTAAAAAGAGGATTTACAACAGGAGCAAACGAATTTTTCTATGTTGAAGATTTAACAGATAAGCTCTCTGACAGCGAACTTGAAAAAGTTGAAAACCTAAGAGGTTTTACTTCAGTTGAAAAGATAAAAAAGGCGGGACTCAGAATTGTAAAACCGAGTAAGTGGGGAAAGAACGCAAAAGATTACAAGCTCTTTCTGATTGAAAAGGAATTTTTGAAACCTGTAATAAAAAGTCCGAGAGAACTTAAAACGATAGTTGTAAGGGAAGAGGATTTAAAGTATAGAGTCTTTATGTGTAACAAAACCAGAAAGGAACTTTCTGGAACTTTTGCACTTGACTATATAAAGTGGGGAGAAGAACAGGGATTTCATAAAAGACCAACGTGTAAGAGCAGAAGAGAGTGGTATAGCTTAGGAGAAAGAAGAATTAGCGATTTCGTTGTTTCCGCTAAAGTTGGTGAACGTTTTGCTTGTTGGAAGAATGGAAAGTTTTTAGCAGATAAGATTTTATATGATGTCTTTATTGGGAAAGATATAGATAAGGAAAAAACTTTAGTTGCGTTAAATTCTTTAGTTTTCCGTTT
This genomic window from Desulfurobacteriaceae bacterium contains:
- a CDS encoding DNA methyltransferase, whose product is EAAHQTLNRIVFLYFVQEKREWFDTKTGETLVSFLVREYKEFREKNSNDKKNFFDFLKALFFSAFNNKKGEIHTKYSFLPESLKELLLNAPYLNGGLFEENELDELGFEIPDQFFLEEDLIRGKLGLIPFLNSYNFTIVEDLENDKYLAVNPEFIGTIYEKLVHLDSSELLKSFEDKIDSEGVLKGIVYTKEPEIRFMVSRSLIQYFKNNTNLDEETIYDFVLKEEFEPEDKKTKEILKTALDNLKVVDPACGSGAFLVAMVDAIYRLYEKLREVENGYELRKKIIENNVYGVDVMEWAVKIAELRLWLFLIVEAELKKEEVMVKPLLPNLSFKVRVGDSLIEEVGGIDFSLLRSRRKWLKSSISQEVKRKIASLKKKKFAFAESKKDAPKKWEIEKEEVELFNMIVEEKIDKIKKKLRELGTLKSQRDLFGNEDKKKLSLFEKEEKKLLRDLEIYENLKKSLKKGKRPFIWDIDFVEVFYGEKKGFDIVIGNPPYVRQEKIAPPDKKEEDFKPSEWRKLKKEYKEKLQNMVVNLYGKEYKPDGKADLYVYFYFKALSLLNERGTLAFITSNSWLDVGFGKSLQEFLLKKTKIYSINDNQAKRSFKEADVNTVIVFTSSPNDNESENLENVAKFVMWKVPFEEVVNFKDFKDLLLFIDDLECKVENKDLTELSENVVSLNAFRVFPIKQKDLLRDGTKDGKYEGNKWGGKFLRAPDIFFTILKKGKGKLVKLGDIAEVKRGFTTGANEFFYVEDLTDKLSDSELEKVENLRGFTSVEKIKKAGLRIVKPSKWGKNAKDYKLFLIEKEFLKPVIKSPRELKTIVVREEDLKYRVFMCNKTRKELSGTFALDYIKWGEEQGFHKRPTCKSRREWYSLGERRISDFVVSAKVGERFACWKNGKFLADKILYDVFIGKDIDKEKTLVALNSLVFRLLVEMFSRQLTGAQAISDIDVIVYKESFLIDPNILGKTLEMDDYQKVLSIFTELGFDPNKPIREQEPNPLPDRKALDDIVFDALGLTEEERKEVYYAVAELVQNRLKKARSV
- a CDS encoding ribbon-helix-helix domain-containing protein, giving the protein MSSKLISIDETLVHELSVISKLLGVSQQEIIEEALELYFNHLELTIAEKISKEIKEGKMKLYKAENVFKGEIK
- a CDS encoding class I SAM-dependent DNA methyltransferase, coding for MSLVRNLIENPFDKSNFETFLKNIFESADFENRFPVDLNKYSKKFKEVVKEAEVLGAYNDGKDKILFLTVELYKEQTLQRARTIQRDFVAEVLKDYGFDGGLVAFYQKDSDFWKLSLVKVEYRYDESGKVKKFKTSPKRFSFIVGKDKASRTTLLQLEKLLNLETKSLDSLLEVFSVEKLNEEFFKSYLVYFKKL